The segment ACGGGCATGGCCCATATCGATGTCGCCGGCCATCAGCATGTTCTGCACCGGATCGGCCAGCTGCAGCAGACGCAGCAGATTGCTGGCGGCGCTGCGCGAGCGGCCCACGGCCTGGGCGGCCTGCTCGTGGGTGAGCCCAAACTCTTCGGTCAGGCGCTTCAGGCCCTGGGCCTCTTCCAGCGGATTCAGGTCTTCGCGCTGGATGTTCTCGATCAGGGCCATGGCGGCCGCGGCCTCGTCGGGCACGGCCTTGACCAGCACCGGCACCTCGCGCAGACCCGCCAGCTTGGCGGCGCGGAAGCGCCGTTCGCCGGCGATGATCTCGTAGCGCGCTTCGCCATTGGGGGTGATGGGCCGCACCAGGATGGGCTGCATGATGCCCTGGCCCTTGATGCTCTCGGCCAGCTCATAGAGCGAGCCCTCGTCCATGCGCGTGCGCGGCTGGTATTTGCCGGCCTGCATCCATTCCAGGCGCAGGGTGCTGGGCTCGCCCTCGCGGCTCGCGGCCGGGGCATCGCTCACTTTGGGGCCGAGCAGGGCCTCCAGGCCCATGCCCAGGCCCTTGGGTTTTTTCGTGACCATAGGGGCTGGATTGTCCCTTATGCCGCGGCCGTGGCTTGCAGGCGTTGCAGCAGGGCCCGGCCCTCGGGCCAGTCGCCCAGGCCGGAGGCGCTGT is part of the Shinella sp. XGS7 genome and harbors:
- a CDS encoding ParB/RepB/Spo0J family partition protein, producing MVTKKPKGLGMGLEALLGPKVSDAPAASREGEPSTLRLEWMQAGKYQPRTRMDEGSLYELAESIKGQGIMQPILVRPITPNGEARYEIIAGERRFRAAKLAGLREVPVLVKAVPDEAAAAMALIENIQREDLNPLEEAQGLKRLTEEFGLTHEQAAQAVGRSRSAASNLLRLLQLADPVQNMLMAGDIDMGHARALLPLDGAHQITTATEIAAKKLSVREAEKLVARQGSARQKPLLRVKSDKSRDVLRLEEELSDLLTAQVEIRVKKRSKRGEQGELSIQFGSLDELNGLIEKLRGPQ